The genomic region CTTCTCGCCGAGGTAGAGGGCCACGATGCGCTGCGCGACCGCGGTGATGACCCGCATGTTGTGCTCGATGACCAGCAGGGTGAGGCCGTCGCGATGCAGGTCGCGGACGAGCTGCACCAGCCCGGGGATCGTCCGCTGGTCCACCCCGCCGGTGACCTCGTCGAGCAACAGGACGCGCGGCTCGGTGGCGAGCGCGCGGGCCAGCTCGAGGCGCTTGCGCTGGCCGGTGGAGAGCGTGCGCGCGTGGGCCTCCGCCTTCTCGGCCAGGCCCACGCGCTCGAGCAGCTCGCGGGCACGGGCGCGCGCGTGGCGCACGTCGCGGGTGCGGGTGAGCGCGCCCACCATCACGTTGTCCACGACGGTGAGCCCCGAGAAGGGCCGCAGCTTCTGGAACGTTCGCGCGACCCCGAGGCGGCACACCCGGTCCGGCGAGAGCCCGGTGAGCCGGCCGCCGTCGAGGCGCACCTCGCCCGCGTCGGGGTGATAGAAGCCGCTGATGATCTCGAAGAGAGTCGACTTGCCGGAGCCGTTCGGTCCGATGATGCCGATCATCTCGCCCGGCTGCACCTCGAACGAGATGTCGCGGTTGGCGGTGACCCCGCCGAACCGCTTGGTGATGCCCGCGACGGACAGCAGGCTCACGACGTGGTCCCCAGCTGCGGGCGCCGGCGCAGGCGCTCCCCGACCCAGGTGAGGAGCCCCTGCGGGGCGACCCGCATGGTCACGATCAGCACGGTCCCGTAGATGATCAGGTAGATCCCCACCAGGCCGGCCCCGATGCCGCCGAAGCGGGCGCGCA from Candidatus Methylomirabilota bacterium harbors:
- a CDS encoding ABC transporter ATP-binding protein translates to MSLLSVAGITKRFGGVTANRDISFEVQPGEMIGIIGPNGSGKSTLFEIISGFYHPDAGEVRLDGGRLTGLSPDRVCRLGVARTFQKLRPFSGLTVVDNVMVGALTRTRDVRHARARARELLERVGLAEKAEAHARTLSTGQRKRLELARALATEPRVLLLDEVTGGVDQRTIPGLVQLVRDLHRDGLTLLVIEHNMRVITAVAQRIVALYLGEKIADGAPDVVTRDRRVVDAYLGQVYTQ